A stretch of DNA from Montipora capricornis isolate CH-2021 chromosome 1, ASM3666992v2, whole genome shotgun sequence:
CCTCCCAAGAAACGTCCCCTCACGCATATGGAAAGTAGATGTTCTTTTAAGACCTCCCATCCCCcagaaatatttaaaaatccCCATATCAACCTTCCCACAATCTTATAACGAGGCATAAAAACGCATAACTTCATGCATGGAGATAGACTGTTAACAGGCTACAAGATAATATCGCTGAAgtgtttgtttttgaagagagtgaagattttcacttttttgtgtTTCCTTCCAGCCCTAGTCCACGAAATATTGctgcttttgtttgtttttcgcttAACCCAGCCTCAGACAATCCGTGACATATTTCTCTTTATCATTATACCTTTTTCGTCATGATGGCAAGCGGAACAGCATCGATAATGAAATCAATGAGGAATAACACTTACGGGCCCCTGTAaattcactttttgattgatgAAAGCCTCCAGTGAACTCATTTCAGTTTGAAGACGTTTTGGAAGCGCCGTGAGAGGGACTGGATTTGGAATTCTCTGACAGTTCGTTGACAAAGACGGTGGCTGTGCCCAACAAAAACACATGAAAAATACTCAAATCATTGTCTACTCCCCCCTCCCTTAGCACAAAGTGCGCATTATTTCATATCCATTTTTAGTGGTCGAAACGTTTCTTGCGACTTTATCTCTTGATTGTAGTATAAAACTCTCCTTTTACAAGCATGCCAGAAATGAAGACTTTTTCATCCCCGTCGTCAAGCTAGTTCATTTATATCCCAGTCCGCAATTTTGACCTAAGAATGTAACTTAAAAAAACGTCCCTTCTAGCATCGAATCAGTACTGTAACAgagaaaggattttttttttccaaaaaacctTTTAGAGTTTGGCAGGAACTCAACATTTGCTGGAAAATGGAAACTTCCCCTCAAAGTCGACCATCCGTCGACAATTGAGACAAAGCTGATGTCACTAAAagaattatatttttaactgttACTCCCGTTCTTGTCTTTATGAGATTTTTCAttaaagaaattgaaatcggGCCGATAAAACTGGTGTGGTATACAGCTTTGGCATGGAGGAATACTAAAACACATTTTAGTGATTCAGAGAAATATTAATTACTAGTCGTCTCGGTCTTTACTTTACCCAAGTGGTCCCAGCATTGCTGTCTTTCTGTAGGTTTGGGTTTGACGCCTTTTTTTCGTTGTTAAATGGTGTTGTAAAGTACAGCACCATCATGACAACGGATAAAATAATAAAGCATGCAAGCACGATCACCATAACGCCCCTGCCGCATTTATTTTTGGGTTTCCTCTTCTCTGAAGGGAGGAATCCCGAGATGCTTGCAGTGGTTGATACGATTGTAGTCCGTCTGTCTCCTTTCTCTTCAATTGCGTAAGGGGCGGCTGTACCCTTGGAATCTTGGATTGAGGAGTTGCTGCCTACAAATGAAGGACTTGGTGGCCGCTCGTAGTTCCTAAAAGCACTGTTCCTAGTCCCTTCAGTCGTATCTTTTCGTTTACCTGTTGCTGTAAGAGAAATTGGTTTAACACCTTATGTTTAAAATTTGGACAGGAAAGTTGATGGGATATGCGCCGTTTCCTAGTGGTTAAGTCCCTTAGCATTTGCGGCCAAAATACTATATGACTAATTGTGTTTTCTACGCCGCAGACGATGTCTCAAAGTTGGCTACGGCTTTCGTTACACCCTCCACCCGCCTTATCCTTCTACAAAAGGTGACAGATTCTTCAAAAGAATGTATATTAAGACTCACCTGCAAACTCAAATCCCTTTGTAGAGTTCTGACAGTGAATTAAGGGTGTTAAAGATTAAACAATGGGAGCACCGTTATCGGGGCCTTGCACGAAGCCACAGCCGTGTAAGACATGTGCCAACTACTTACACATTACAATATTAtacattttccaaatatggcATATATCTTCTTGAACTCGCTTGACTAGACTTGGGGACCATATATAAGTAATAATGATAGCGCCCGTTTCTCGCTTCCTTTTATTGTTATAAAAGTATCCAAGTATTGTTGTTTTCGTATTCAAGCATTATAGACATCACGTAGgttcttaatttttaaaaaacgagcagcagtgttttatcgggtttttaaacccgataacaCACGTGCTGCTAACCTTAAGCCGCTGTTACAgcttgaaacttttagctgaaacttgtgtgcaacggcgttGCGAAACAGttttcagcaggcgttgcaccgtgtaacatggtcggttttgAGAAactttttgaacttccgttgcgagacaagtttcacgaaaagtagaaccgctttctacttctgcaacggtcgcaacgATCGCAGTGGTGacaaaaacaagagtttcaccGTGTAGCACCACTTTGTGAAACTGGTCTCCCTCGCTCTTGTCACGTtacgctgcgtaagccaatcagaaaccggctaaggccacgtaaacaacatttcgagaccagtttcaacattTCCGAACGATTTTCGACCttttatgttacacggtgcaacgcctgctgacaCTTTTTTTGCAGGGCCGTTGCACAtgagtttcagctaaaagtttcaacgtgtaacagcggctttagccctaaccctaaccggCTTCAagaacattccacaaaaagccgcggtgtccctcgggagtccgaacaaaggttcaaaatgTTAGGGGAATGTATTAgcagcatacaagaaaaacaagccggGCCTCATCATGCAGGAGGTCCTcatcagggtctttaaataactgaggagaaagtgctgcctttgtaacgacatctgcgaatggttagactttcaagtcttctcggctAAGAactataagccggaggtcccgtctcataacccttgagTATAAATTCTGtggaacgttaaagaacccacacacaattcgagaagagtagggcatggagttcctggtgttgtggtctgatctatggatataggggttaagtgtcaattgggacgaaagttttgttcctctcccctgccactccatgaattgtaCTTAAACTAAACTAAGAATTCTAACGAGGTTAAATTAAAGGTCATACATGTGACGTTTTGATAgatgatgttttgataggcttttAGTCTCACGAATTATTAATGCAGATTGTACAAATAATACAAAATCATATCGGACTGTTATATAGCTTTCTGTTGACTATCTAAGTTAACTTTCCAGTGTTTAGTTCCGTAAGTGAGACAGGACCTCTTCCACCGTAGGTGTTAAGATAACAGGATGAGTTTGTCATTCCTAAGTCAGACTTCTGAAAACATCATCCGACATACACGATTTCGACAACTGCGTTCTTTGTGTCCTTGCAGAAGGTGCACAAGCAAGGAGCACGATTTTTCGGTTGATTGGTCTTAAAGCGATACTTTACTAGTAAAAATAATCTTCAACTTTGGTTCgcttgaattttattttctaaCTGATAACACTTTTATGGCCACATCAATGTGAATGGCCGTTGACACAAATACtttgaaattttaaaccaaGCACTCTAAATTATTACCTCAAAAGTGCTTTGATGATTATTTCTGGTTGAACTTTTTGTACTCGTATTACTGTATAACAATAACCGAATCAGTGTTCGGCGACATTAATGCTATTTAAGTCTCTTTGTGTTTTGTCATGCATGTATTCGAATTTAGTCCCAAGTGAACTTCTTActgaacaaaaaggaaaattagcAACTGTCATGGCTGAACGCCTGAGTCAAAGGTAACAATTTGGAAAGTTGAATCGACATTCACCATGATCTACCACTTCGCAGTCAGTCAGTACAGCTGAACTACAAACGTAGTCTACGAGCACATGAACCGGAAACAGATACAGCACACCAGCGCAAGAAATTTGAACAGAATTACAACTTTACCTGCATTATACTGCATCTCCAATTTGGCAGAGCTAAAATAAATTCCGTGCAGAGCCATGTTCGTTTCTCCGATCAGCAAAATATCAGTCTCGATAACGATAAATGCCGACTAATCAAGCGCGATGCTATTGTACTTAGACACGCTATGTTATGTTCAATCATTCCAGAGCGCTAGGGTTAAAATAAGGGGTGGGCCGGGGTGATTTATGGACGCGCATTGCATTTGTTTGATCTCGCATCCCACGTGCGCGTATTCTGTTTTGATTTAGCACCAGTTGTCCCTATTACATTTTTGTGGCCACCACATCTACTTGGCGTTATTTCACAGTATTTACCACCGCGATTTGTGTTTTGTTTATATTAGGAGGCTATAGTTTGGAACTTAATTTTATTCTGAtctattttgaaaaaatctcACTATGCGCGAAACTCCGAAAGACATGAGAAGCAAAAGAAAGTAGGTTTGTAGTTGAACTGTGCAAGTTGGCCCCTCAAACATTGGGATCGCGCACGCAAGGATGCACGCGTTTTCGTGGTTTGGCTGCCCCATCACCAACGAGAGAATTGAAGAGACTAATCCGGCTTTAAAGTCAGAATGCCGAGCGGTGTATAAGACATATCCGTCATTTTGACCAATTGCAACTCGCAGAATTTGAAAGCAACTCCCTCGTTTCGTGAAGGAATGTTGTTGAGTAACAAGAAAACTGTATAAATGCAGTGATTAAATATTTGTGTCAGTTAGAACAAAAGGAGTCAAACAGTTTAAGTCTCACGGCCCTTTTACCTACTAATTTAAAACCAGCTGGGATATTTTCAGCATACAAGTCAACAGTTAGGCTCGATTCCCAGCCGAGGTTCCGGCAAATGAGCCAGTCATAGTGCTCactacccgaactcgagtgagcggcggaaatcgagcctagtaAACTATTCCACTGAATCCACACGATTACTATAACCAATGAAACAGGGAAACAATCCAAAACTCGAATAAATTTTGTTGATTATTGCCAACTAGTATTATACGGTCACAAAAGACGTGACTAGGATAAAATTgaacaaatatttatttttaacgACGGTCCGTCTTGCAACGATCTCTTTTGCGTAAATTGTAAGGAGGCAAGAATAATTTATATGTACACTTGATTCTTATTCTTTGGTCAAGTTTCTGTCACAAATGGTATCACTGGTAACTGATTTAAAATTGTGCATGTCGTTTCTAGTCTTATTCTACACGGGACCTCTGACTAAAATTTGGAAGCTATGGTCTGCGATTCTGTTTTTTGCTCATAGTTTTAAATATCAGACAATAGTCAGAACTCATTCAAATCGGTCTCCTTTGCTCATAGCTCGCCTTTGTTTTGTATTGTGTACTTTGACCATAGTTTTATTTGAATACCATTCACGGGTCAACTATTTTACTGACACACAGCTCaaacaaaattatgaaaatgcTGGTAGTACGCAATTTACTTGGTTCCTtgttaaaatcaagaaaaagtcGGTAATCTATTTGTTGATCGTAAATAAAAGCAGCTGTAgactaaaatattttgaaaaaatttaagagGCTTGAAACTGAACTGCAAAGAAGGTAGAATCTAGAGTTGTGTTAAGTTAAATTTCTTGTCTACTTTGCGGTAACTTCTAATGTCAGTTGGAAAcatagcgaccttcagattgggGTACAAGAAAGACtgcgagtacgagttttccgtactggGCACGCGCATTACGTTTAATTTAAATAACGAAATTTTTCGAAATGTGCCTGTTCAGAACTGAGAACTCGTACTCGCGTAGTCCTCCTCGTACTCCAATTTGAAGGTCGCTATTGGAAGGCCTACTTTCAatcgacaggcttttcgaccgtttgtttttgttatcgAAATTCGAATTGCTcatcgtagcgatctgattgggtgaatttcagctttggcgggattttGTTCCACAGCACGAAATGCCTGTACGGTGAACTCGGCGTGGGCCTTTAAGTTTTTTAAAAGTAACACCGCAATGTTGTTTAGTTCTTTACCAACACAATTGCATAATAAAGAGCCCTACGGACGGGGCGTTAGAATGATAAATCTAGAACATTGACCATTCCGTAACATGgcaaatttattttataacagTTATTTGGGGAAAATAATACATTAACAAATAGATagcaaaaataagtaaaaagtatgataattacttgaaaaaatgaaaacctTATATGAGGAAAAACTCAAaagtcaaataataataataataataataataataataataataataataacaataataattttttaataataataattttattaacatattccaagcaaattgctatttacaagtaagaagtaaaaaaaaagaaaactattaaacctatttacaattcatttccattaaaaaGAGACTAGTATGAAGCACAATAAACCTACGAAGATATTCTTATTTGTAGtaagaaaaattcatgtcatGATAGCGTTCAACAAAAATTGGACATAAAAATAAgctccttaaagaaaagccactattattttttaaaaaaagatatatatatatgcagataATATcagtcagagaaaaaaaaaaaacaacaaaaacaaccaaattaaaattacgaaaactaagaaattcTGGCGGTCACATTCTCGATTGTAATGTCTGTTTCCTGAAGGTCTACattccttcttcttcctctggAACCTCTAAGGCAGAGGAGAGCTGAGCGGAGGATAGCAAACGATACTTTTGCTCTTAGCCAGGACACGGTGCTGGCGTAGTCCTCTCCCTTCTTAATGGCGAGTAGTTCAGCTAATCTGCTGTGGTATCTCTTACATTCCTCGGCCATTCCGCCTGTGGTAGTAAAAACAAGTGGCGTAAAGGTGCCTTGCTCCACCTCCATCACCCTGCTTGCATATTGGcgttttttttcattctcgtgTTGCCTGTAGATTTCCTTGGGGCTTAGATCTCTGTAAGAACATGCATTAGGGTGACAAACCCTGACATCGAAGAATGCAGTCCTCTGTCTCTCCCAGAAGCCACGAGCGCTAATATCTAAGCGCGCATCAGGAGCTCTGTTGGCACCTCTGTTCAAAGTCTCTCCATTGATTTCCTGAAGGACCGGCTCTATTTCCACATCATTACATACCATGCTCAACATCTCTGCTTCCAGGTCGCGAAGCTCATTATGACGCTGTATTATAAACCCGCCACGTCGGCATACCATTGCATGATCTACGTTAAAACGGTCCCCGCATACGCAAACTTTCGGTGTGTCGGTGATTTCCCAGTCGTATCTCAAACTGATCGCGTCTCTGAATTCTCTCTTATTTAGATTGAAGTTCAAGTCTTTGATGGGAATTACTGTCAGCCAGTTCGATGCTCCCTTCTCCGTGGCTAGCTCTACAGCTCGCTTGGTTCCTGTCGGCAGAGAGGTCTTCACCCGTTTTAGCCTCTCATCCATACACTCATCCTTCTCCTTACGCGCGCTTATTTGCAGAGTTTTTACTTCTGACACATCCGGGGTCTGATGCACTTGCTCCACAATTTGCCTTACTAGGGGACTTGTGACCCTGACTGAAGCCTCATATTCTTTGGGTGAGGCTCTGACTGGATCTATAAGCCCAAGCCCTCCCAAGCGCACAGGAAGCGCAAGGAGTTCGCGCTCAGTTTCAGTTGTTGCGTGGTTCGTAATAGCTGGTATGAGGACTTCGCTTATCGCACGCTCCAAAGGCTCTAACAAGTCGGTAATATCGGGCAGTGTCCTTAAGAAATACGTCCATCGGTGCCGTAGCCCAAAAGTGAACGCTGCATAGCTCGCCTGAGGTTGTGATAAGGCGAACTCTGCAAGTTTGGTGACCTGGTTTACCCAGTCTTCTACCTTCTCGCCCACGTACCCTTCCAGAAATGACCTCGATCCAAGAGCTGCACCTAGGTGCTTGTGACCTTCAGAGGTGATGTTAATCGCTGTGTCACCAAATACCTGCATAGCAGCGTGTTCTTTATCAGGTTTAATGATCAACCAGCACTTTTTTGCATTGGGAAAGTACCCTAACGCCGGACCACTCTCTGATAGCTCGTCCCACCATTTCCGCACATCTTTCAGGGAACCACTTCCCGTTGCATCGTCAGCAAACCAACACTGTTTAGCTGATCCTGAGACGTGTAGACGCGTTATCAGTGGCTGGAGACTAATGGCGTACATGCTCATAGCGAGAGGGTCCCCCTGTGTGGTGCCTTCCGCTGATTTAAGTTCTTGGCCGCCTATAATAAAGAGCCTCGCAGGCTGTCTGTAGGTGTTAATCGCATAAGTAGCTATGGTTGGACATAGGACTCTTGTATTGTGCAACGCAGCAGCTCTGTTCAGGGCATTAAAGGCATTTGAGGCGTCAACAAGAAGAACAGCGTCCGTGTCATCAGCGTCGAAAATATTGCGCATTGCATGAATGGCAGCCTCACTCCCACTTTTATGGCCTGCGCATGCCTGCAGCGAGCCACTTGCGTCAACGACATCTGGTTTTGTTACTCTCATCACGCACTTCGCAATTATCCTCCGTATTACTTCACCAACTCCAATCGGCCGGACCGCGCCCTCTCCTTTGTCAAGTGGAATCAGACGATTGGCTAAAATTGCCTCGATGCtaagaaagtcaacaaattcCGTGCACAGTCGTCTGGTCATTGTAGCTATAGCTGTGCACAGATCGGACCCAGATTTCTTGAAAGATTTGCACGCAAGTATTCTTCTAAAGCCATTGGCGTCTACACCCGAAGGTCCGCCAGAGCCTTTAGTCCTTAAAGCAGCGTCACGAACCATCTCCCCATTGATCTGGTAGTACACTGTATCTGGAACTTCTTCGATTGGTCCAAAGAGTAGAGAACCTAGAGAGGCGTCCTGTGCCACAGGGTATTTTTCCTTAAGTTGTCTCATGACGTCATCGCTCAAGGGCAAAATACCCCCGCCGTCTCCGTCGCTGAGGTATCGCAAGGCTGAATTAATTTTGCCTGTCATGACAAGGTTTGCAAAAACGCTTGCTTTATTGGGTGGATCAGCTCTACGGGAGTTGGTAAGACGTCTTTGGATGATCCGTCCTTCACGCACTAGGACATCTATTTCGCCCTCTTTCCACAGTGCCAGACGTTTAGCTAAGCACTCTTGGTGCTCCTTCGCCTTAGATTTCTGGCTCGGTTTTTGTAACCCAACAGCGAGGAGGACAATAGCTGCTTTAAGGGCAATGTGTTGCATTTCTGACTCATTGTTCCAATCGTTTATGTGCTGTGTTAATTTATCAATGAAATCTTTTCCTGTTTTCCCATAGGGGACAAGAAAAGtgttcttccgccattttgtaatCTCGTTATAGGCATTGTCAATGGTCGACGTGTTGACTGTTATTGTTCTTCCATCGCCATGTCGGCCCCAAATAAATGAAGATGGCGTGTTAATGGCTTTGTAATCCGGCAAGCTCCCTGGAATACTGTCCGACACGTTTTCAAAAGTTGAGTAATCACGCTCCTCTGTCAGGCCCTCTGGGGGTTGTACTGCAAATGTATGCAAATCCGGAATCGACTGATTATGATTTTGGCTTTGCTGGTCGCcattgttttgatttcgatTATCCTGAAGCGCTCCGCAAGAAATCAAGTTATTCACAATATTAGACGCGGGTTGAGTTGTGTCCAAGACAGAATCGTACATGCCAGTCGCTCTCGAAACATTTACACTAGTATGGATTAAGTCCTCATTCCTCTCCAGCCGTGAAGCTTGATCTCTCAGATTTTGCCCTTTAAGACCAAGATTTTCATATCCTTTCTCGTCCCATAGTTCCTTCATTATCTCGATGTAACCTTTCTTCCTGCCATTGATATTGCACGGTGCATTATCAGATGCAGCCAAAGCCTGTGCTTGTTgataatattatattattattattattattattattatttcagaaGTGAGAAATGGTATGAGCACCGACCAGAAAGGGTTGTGGAAAACGAAAGTTTTAAGATCTTGTGGGACATGTCCATCCAGTGCGACCATATCATCGCAGCCAGAAAACCAGA
This window harbors:
- the LOC138053318 gene encoding uncharacterized protein — protein: MTRRLCTEFVDFLSIEAILANRLIPLDKGEGAVRPIGVGEVIRRIIAKCVMRVTKPDVVDASGSLQACAGHKSGSEAAIHAMRNIFDADDTDAVLLVDASNAFNALNRAAALHNTRVLCPTIATYAINTYRQPARLFIIGGQELKSAEGTTQGDPLAMSMYAISLQPLITRLHVSGSAKQCWFADDATGSGSLKDVRKWWDELSESGPALGYFPNAKKCWLIIKPDKEHAAMQVFGDTAINITSEGHKHLGAALGSRSFLEGYVGEKVEDWVNQVTKLAEFALSQPQASYAAFTFGLRHRWTYFLRTLPDITDLLEPLERAISEVLIPAITNHATTETERELLALPVRLGGLGLIDPVRASPKEYEASVRVTSPLVRQIVEQVHQTPDVSEVKTLQISARKEKDECMDERLKRVKTSLPTGTKRAVELATEKGASNWLTVIPIKDLNFNLNKREFRDAISLRYDWEITDTPKVCVCGDRFNVDHAMVCRRGGFIIQRHNELRDLEAEMLSMVCNDVEIEPVLQEINGETLNRGANRAPDARLDISARGFWERQRTAFFDVRVCHPNACSYRDLSPKEIYRQHENEKKRQYASRVMEVEQGTFTPLVFTTTGGMAEECKRYHSRLAELLAIKKGEDYASTVSWLRAKVSFAILRSALLCLRGSRGRRRNVDLQETDITIENVTARIS